A window of the Kosakonia radicincitans DSM 16656 genome harbors these coding sequences:
- the emrD gene encoding multidrug efflux MFS transporter EmrD, with product MKRQRNVNLLLMLVLLVAVGQMAQTIYIPAIADMALTLNVREGAVQSVMAAYLLTYGVSQLFYGPLADRVGRRPVILAGMSIFLLATLIAITTHSLSMLILASALQGIGTGVGGVMARTLPRDLYAGTELRHANSLLNMGILVSPLLAPLIGGVLNTLFSWRACFIFLLVLCLVVAWSMARWMPETRPKDAPRIRLLASYKTLFGNGAFNCYLLMLIGGLAGIAVFEASSGVLMGGVLGLNSMTVSVLFILPVPAAFFGAWFAGRQNKRFTSLMWQSVICCLAAGLMMWLPGIVGVMNIWTLIVPAALFFFGAGMLFPLATSGAMEPFPFLAGTAGALVGGLQNIGSGGLAWLSSQLPQNGQFSLGMLMTLAGLLILLCWLPLATRFSRHEPVI from the coding sequence ATGAAAAGGCAGAGAAACGTCAATTTGTTATTGATGCTGGTGCTTCTGGTGGCTGTCGGGCAGATGGCGCAAACCATCTATATCCCGGCGATAGCGGATATGGCGCTCACCCTGAATGTTCGCGAAGGCGCGGTACAAAGCGTCATGGCTGCATATCTGCTGACTTACGGTGTCTCTCAGCTCTTCTATGGCCCGCTGGCGGACAGAGTCGGTCGCCGCCCGGTGATCCTGGCCGGAATGAGCATCTTTTTGCTGGCGACGCTGATCGCCATTACCACGCACAGCCTGTCGATGTTAATTCTGGCCAGCGCCTTACAGGGCATTGGCACCGGCGTGGGCGGCGTGATGGCGCGAACGCTGCCGCGCGATCTGTATGCCGGTACGGAACTGCGTCACGCCAACAGTTTGTTGAATATGGGGATTTTGGTTAGTCCGCTGCTTGCGCCGCTGATCGGCGGTGTGCTGAATACGCTGTTTAGCTGGCGCGCCTGTTTTATCTTTTTGCTGGTGCTGTGCCTGGTCGTCGCCTGGAGTATGGCGCGCTGGATGCCGGAAACCCGGCCAAAAGACGCGCCGCGCATCCGCCTGCTGGCCAGCTACAAAACCCTGTTCGGCAACGGCGCATTTAACTGTTACCTGCTGATGTTGATTGGCGGTCTGGCCGGGATTGCGGTCTTTGAAGCCAGCTCGGGCGTATTGATGGGCGGCGTGCTGGGCCTGAACAGCATGACGGTCAGCGTCCTGTTTATTCTGCCAGTGCCAGCGGCCTTTTTCGGCGCGTGGTTTGCCGGGCGGCAGAACAAGCGCTTTACTTCGTTGATGTGGCAGTCGGTGATCTGCTGCCTGGCGGCCGGTCTGATGATGTGGCTCCCGGGCATTGTCGGGGTGATGAATATCTGGACGCTGATCGTGCCCGCCGCGCTGTTTTTCTTCGGCGCCGGAATGCTGTTCCCGCTGGCGACCAGCGGCGCAATGGAGCCATTCCCGTTTCTGGCGGGCACCGCGGGCGCGCTGGTTGGCGGGTTGCAGAACATCGGCTCTGGCGGCCTGGCGTGGCTCTCTTCACAACTGCCGCAGAACGGCCAGTTTAGCCTTGGGATGCTGATGACGCTGGCGGGGCTTTTAATTCTGTTGTGCTGGCTGCCGCTGGCGACGCGTTTTTCTCGCCATGAACCGGTGATTTAA
- a CDS encoding cellulase family glycosylhydrolase, translated as MLKPLIAVVMLLAGTSVFAADTPLTAAQYAQKLGVGMDVDWARTDRGIREFDPLIVRDFYDAGIRHVRIRVADNMTEARLIHLRKLVEACEQYGVIPVIAYQADSFKADPDAKNEAQLVAWWSTVANFFGTGHPMLGFDVIYEPADKLNRDLPALNRAYENVVRTLHDIDAQRMIFIAPRMRAAPEDLSSLKLPPHSQNYLLAEWHIFPWGPLKNNGKYPWTSGTAAEKAAIRARINTAVRWQQKSGHASWVGGWAVGESIKNAPTESQMAFARFMACELNKVKIPYAINTDTQFYDGEEGAWRPGPEPLLKMMIAPECDKPDARPGHHEVKSPVHGEKNASPAAASTTELKAPPASSASQG; from the coding sequence GTGTTAAAACCACTGATTGCAGTTGTTATGCTGTTGGCGGGAACCTCTGTGTTTGCCGCTGATACTCCGCTGACGGCGGCGCAATATGCGCAAAAGCTGGGGGTGGGGATGGATGTCGACTGGGCGCGTACCGATCGGGGTATCCGCGAGTTCGACCCGCTGATTGTGCGTGATTTCTACGACGCTGGTATCCGCCATGTACGCATTCGCGTTGCCGATAATATGACGGAAGCGCGGCTGATCCACCTGCGTAAACTGGTGGAGGCATGCGAACAGTATGGGGTGATTCCGGTAATTGCCTATCAGGCAGACAGCTTCAAAGCCGATCCGGACGCCAAAAACGAAGCGCAACTGGTGGCGTGGTGGTCAACGGTAGCGAATTTTTTCGGTACCGGGCACCCTATGCTCGGTTTTGATGTGATTTATGAACCGGCTGACAAACTTAACCGCGATTTGCCCGCCCTGAATCGCGCTTATGAAAATGTCGTGCGCACCCTGCATGATATCGACGCTCAACGCATGATTTTTATTGCCCCGCGTATGCGCGCCGCGCCGGAAGATCTCTCCTCGTTGAAACTGCCGCCACACAGCCAGAACTATCTGTTGGCCGAGTGGCACATTTTCCCGTGGGGGCCACTGAAAAATAACGGTAAATATCCGTGGACATCGGGCACGGCGGCGGAAAAAGCCGCCATTCGCGCGCGGATTAATACAGCGGTGCGCTGGCAGCAGAAATCCGGGCATGCCAGCTGGGTTGGCGGCTGGGCGGTAGGCGAATCCATTAAAAATGCGCCCACCGAATCACAAATGGCTTTCGCCCGTTTTATGGCCTGCGAACTGAATAAGGTGAAAATTCCCTATGCGATCAATACCGATACGCAATTTTATGACGGCGAAGAGGGCGCATGGCGGCCAGGGCCGGAGCCGTTATTGAAAATGATGATTGCGCCGGAGTGCGACAAGCCCGACGCGAGGCCGGGCCATCATGAGGTTAAATCACCGGTTCATGGCGAGAAAAACGCGTCGCCAGCGGCAGCCAGCACAACAGAATTAAAAGCCCCGCCAGCGTCATCAGCATCCCAAGGCTAA
- a CDS encoding D-serine ammonia-lyase: MKNADIQKLIQQFPLIEQLIALKETQWFNPNSTSVARALPHVGLTQQDVSEAHARLARFAPFIAQAFPETAASRGMIESDVVPIPAMQRRLSPDITGELWLKKDSHLPISGSIKARGGIYEVLTHAEKLAFAAGLLTPDDDYSKLLSPEFARFFSQYSIAVGSTGNLGLSIGIISARLGFHVTVHMSADARAWKKALLRSHGVNVVEYAEDYGVAVEQGRKAAAADANCFFIDDENSRTLFLGYAVAGQRLKDQFTRLGKVVDNAHPLFVYLPCGVGGGPGGVAFGLKLAFGDAVHCIFAEPTHSPCMLLGVYTGLHDGIAVQDLGIDNQTAADGLAVGRASGFVGRAMERLLDGFYTVDDNTLYQQLGWLAQEEGIQLEPSALAGMSGPQRICSNSGYHQLHGFSPEQLAQATHLVWATGGGMVPADEMAHYLAKAR, encoded by the coding sequence ATGAAAAACGCCGACATTCAGAAACTCATCCAGCAGTTTCCGCTTATAGAGCAGTTGATCGCGCTGAAAGAAACGCAGTGGTTTAACCCTAATAGTACCTCCGTTGCACGCGCTTTGCCGCATGTTGGCCTGACACAACAGGATGTTAGCGAGGCCCACGCGCGGCTTGCCCGCTTCGCACCGTTCATTGCGCAGGCTTTCCCGGAAACGGCGGCAAGCCGCGGCATGATTGAATCTGACGTGGTTCCGATTCCGGCAATGCAGCGCCGCCTCAGTCCGGATATCACCGGCGAGCTGTGGCTGAAAAAAGACAGCCATTTGCCGATTTCCGGTTCTATTAAAGCGCGCGGCGGCATTTATGAAGTACTGACCCACGCGGAAAAACTGGCTTTCGCCGCCGGATTACTGACGCCGGATGACGATTACAGCAAACTGTTGTCGCCTGAATTTGCCCGTTTCTTCAGCCAGTACAGCATCGCCGTTGGCTCCACGGGAAATCTGGGGTTATCGATCGGGATTATCAGCGCGCGGCTTGGTTTTCACGTCACGGTACATATGTCAGCCGATGCCCGGGCATGGAAAAAAGCGCTACTGCGCAGCCACGGCGTAAACGTGGTGGAGTATGCCGAAGATTACGGCGTGGCCGTTGAACAAGGGCGCAAAGCGGCGGCAGCGGATGCGAACTGCTTTTTCATTGATGATGAGAACTCCCGCACCCTCTTTCTGGGCTATGCCGTCGCCGGACAGCGCCTGAAAGATCAGTTCACACGGCTTGGCAAAGTGGTGGATAACGCGCATCCGCTGTTTGTCTATCTGCCGTGCGGCGTGGGCGGCGGGCCTGGCGGTGTCGCCTTTGGTCTGAAGCTGGCGTTTGGCGACGCGGTACACTGTATTTTTGCCGAACCAACGCATTCTCCCTGTATGTTGCTGGGCGTGTATACCGGGCTGCATGACGGCATTGCGGTGCAGGATCTGGGGATTGATAACCAGACGGCGGCCGATGGTCTGGCGGTCGGGCGCGCTTCCGGCTTTGTCGGACGGGCAATGGAGCGCCTGCTGGACGGCTTCTACACCGTTGATGACAACACACTTTACCAGCAACTCGGCTGGCTGGCGCAGGAAGAGGGCATTCAACTGGAGCCGTCAGCGCTGGCGGGAATGTCCGGGCCGCAACGGATTTGCAGCAACAGCGGCTATCATCAACTGCACGGCTTTAGCCCTGAACAACTGGCGCAGGCCACCCACCTGGTATGGGCCACCGGCGGCGGAATGGTGCCCGCCGATGAGATGGCGCACTATCTGGCGAAAGCCCGCTAA
- a CDS encoding anaerobic sulfatase maturase, producing MPGCHVMAKPASSRCNLNCRYCFYLEKPQQNVMDDTTLEAFIRQQIDAQPGEKVPFAWQGGEPTLCGLEFFQRVAALQKKHANGKRIENAFQTNGILLNEEWCRFFHDNGWLVGVSIDGPADLHDAYRVNRSGKPSHPKVLNAIATLNKHQVEYNLLCVVNNLNSQQPQRLYRYLRALGTPFLQFIPLVELDAQGRLSAESVSGEAWGNFLTAIFDLWVREDIGRVYVQLFDSTLGVWSGYPSQMCSLGETCGHAFALEANGDLYQCDHYVSPDYRLGNLHQIPIKTLNASHEAAAFGQSKKASLSEVCLRCDMLRFCRGDCPKHRIVEGRSALCHGYHRFFSHSAPHMRVMRDLLRQRRSPVELMAWLRRSG from the coding sequence ATGCCAGGCTGCCACGTTATGGCTAAGCCCGCCAGTTCACGCTGCAACCTTAACTGCCGCTACTGTTTTTACCTCGAAAAACCGCAGCAAAATGTTATGGATGACACCACGCTGGAGGCATTTATTCGCCAGCAGATCGACGCCCAGCCGGGCGAAAAAGTGCCGTTTGCCTGGCAGGGCGGCGAACCGACGCTCTGCGGGCTGGAATTCTTTCAGCGCGTTGCTGCCCTGCAAAAAAAGCACGCCAATGGCAAACGTATTGAAAACGCCTTCCAGACGAATGGCATTCTGCTGAATGAGGAGTGGTGCCGTTTTTTTCATGACAACGGCTGGCTGGTGGGCGTTTCCATCGATGGCCCGGCGGATTTGCATGATGCTTACCGTGTGAACCGCAGCGGCAAACCATCACACCCGAAAGTCCTTAATGCCATTGCGACGCTGAATAAACATCAGGTCGAGTACAACCTGCTGTGCGTCGTCAATAATCTCAATAGCCAGCAGCCGCAGCGCCTGTATCGCTATTTACGTGCGCTTGGTACGCCGTTTTTGCAGTTTATTCCGTTGGTGGAGCTGGACGCGCAGGGGCGCTTGTCTGCCGAATCGGTCAGCGGCGAAGCCTGGGGAAACTTTCTTACCGCGATATTCGACTTGTGGGTGCGGGAAGATATTGGCCGCGTTTACGTGCAGTTATTTGACTCCACGCTCGGCGTCTGGAGCGGCTATCCGTCGCAAATGTGCAGCTTAGGCGAGACCTGCGGCCACGCTTTTGCGCTGGAAGCGAACGGCGATCTCTACCAGTGCGATCACTATGTCTCCCCGGATTACCGGCTGGGCAATCTGCATCAGATCCCGATTAAAACGCTCAACGCCAGCCATGAAGCAGCGGCTTTTGGGCAGAGTAAAAAAGCCAGCCTCAGCGAAGTCTGCCTGCGTTGTGACATGCTGCGTTTTTGCCGGGGCGACTGCCCGAAGCACCGCATCGTTGAGGGAAGAAGCGCGCTTTGCCACGGTTATCACCGCTTTTTCAGCCACAGCGCGCCGCATATGCGCGTGATGCGCGATCTGCTGCGCCAACGGCGCTCCCCTGTCGAACTGATGGCCTGGCTGCGCCGGAGCGGCTGA